In Tachysurus vachellii isolate PV-2020 chromosome 10, HZAU_Pvac_v1, whole genome shotgun sequence, the following proteins share a genomic window:
- the LOC132852085 gene encoding anaphase-promoting complex subunit 11 isoform X1, whose product MKVKIKQWHGVASWLWVANDENCGICRAPFNGCCPDCKVPGDDCPLVWGQCSHCFHMHCILKWLNSQQVQQQCPMCRQEWKFKEGETT is encoded by the exons ATGAAGGTGAAGATAAAGCAGTGGCATGGTGTTGCTTCATGGCTTTGGGTGGCCAACGATGAGAACTGTGGCATCTGCAGAGCCCCGTTTAATGGCTGCTGTCCAGACT GTAAAGTTCCTGGGGACGACTGCCCACTGGTGTGGGGTCAGTGCTCACACTGCTTCCACATGCACTGCATCCTGAAGTGGCTGAACTCGCAGCAGGTACAGCAGCAGTGCCCCATGTGCCGGCAAGAGTGGAAGTTTAAAGA ggGAGAAACAACATGA
- the LOC132852085 gene encoding anaphase-promoting complex subunit 11 isoform X2 yields MKVKIKQWHGVASWLWVANDENCGICRAPFNGCCPDCKVPGDDCPLVWGQCSHCFHMHCILKWLNSQQVQQQCPMCRQEWKFKE; encoded by the exons ATGAAGGTGAAGATAAAGCAGTGGCATGGTGTTGCTTCATGGCTTTGGGTGGCCAACGATGAGAACTGTGGCATCTGCAGAGCCCCGTTTAATGGCTGCTGTCCAGACT GTAAAGTTCCTGGGGACGACTGCCCACTGGTGTGGGGTCAGTGCTCACACTGCTTCCACATGCACTGCATCCTGAAGTGGCTGAACTCGCAGCAGGTACAGCAGCAGTGCCCCATGTGCCGGCAAGAGTGGAAGTTTAAAGAGTGA
- the ccdc40 gene encoding coiled-coil domain-containing protein 40 — protein MERAEREQDEDRRESPDDPQRGAELISDVSESQQAAFTDSEGDETRRDDEEAVDDDDDDDDDDDEDEDDELIVLDPEHPLMKRFQSALKKHLTEQLERLELKLQEKVMEEQMEKSRYEQLCTILYSEQRDLATLQASLEILQENRAKAASDRRQAEEQLEITRNEYRSITEQVKKEHTKVSELQSEVDTFARRLIYMQEVTSDLHSEVAAMKNTKNKAQAEKRQAEEQKLQQDLYVERLIKQVEKLREQIALYEVQTLAQTKDKEAARDALAEAQLELDSIVVEKKQILQQLDSSMIEMKRRDEAYTTMQEALRSANHELRALDTELEGFNRSITQEQEKNEVLTVMVNRAELNRDTYRKLLTQIGTKKEALQKLCTTYTRTLQETEKSLTSVTTECSVRQSELTILTKQIEKEACVRMELEEKIMRKMQEQLTHDSSAKHTHHLTMTIMAQHREKEGQLAKVKGDSAAVTLEVSEVALRLEALSRLQLEQEQEVKERNQLLLTKEAAVTKLISTIERNQATISMYNKKIEQIRASTGHEDLGPLEIEVRALNKQLEELGAEKKEQHQSWLWQQGELVRLRQEKQAQSSATQTLNTQLTILQQRNIRNKSEIEQEERGLVELERESKVLRLDMEKLNSLLNQKAQLKQELEQSNSLMEKSFIQTLKDAERESVEMQLRLEKLQEEKKQLLNSLEEAERQIMLWERKIQLAKETRLAVESEVGKGDMPTIKAEIHRKERHYNQLLKQREMMLREMEAAVARRENIVRRSEAQTQSNRKHTTRANLQNTLQNLQRNILQTHKQAEEYSGVIAQLQQEQSSLCESLKEKQMQITDLKNTSSTYKDDIKDMQETKEKNLIQLLALQSRVKQLQLVMEDRYRATAKGEDVLQLAMNTLQEELNMTRDVLQQVLQDYPQYKPLLHRICLLLSAHTHSE, from the exons ATGGAGAGAGCTGAAAGGGAGCAGGATGAAGACAGGAGAGAATCTCCAGATGATCCACAACGTGGTGCAGAGCTTATTTCTGATGTCAGTGAATCTCAGCAG GCGGCTTTCACAGACAGCGAGGGAGATGAGACGAGACGCGATGATGAAGAagctgttgatgatgatgatgatgatgatgatgatgatgatgaagatgaagatgatgagctCATCGTCTTGGATCCTGAGCAT CCTCTGATGAAGAGATTCCAGTCGGCTCTGAAGAAGCACCTCACTGAGCAGCTGGAGAGACTGGAGCTAAAGCTACAAGAGAAG GTGATGGAGGAGCAGATGGAGAAATCCAGGTATGAGCAGCTCTGCACCATTCTCTACAGTGAACAGCGGGATCTCGCCACACTGCAGGCCTCTCTGGAGATTCTGCAAGAGAACAGAGCTAAAGCTGCCAGTGACAGGAGACAAGCAGAGGAGCAGCTGGAGATCACGAGGAACGAGTACAGAAGCATTACTGAACAGGTcaaaaaagaacacacaaagg TGTCAGAGCTGCAGTCTGAGGTGGACACTTTTGCTCGGCGTCTGATCTACATGCAGGAAGTGACCTCAGACCTGCACTCAGAAGTCGCTGCCATGAAGAACACCAAGAACAAGGCGCAGGCAGAGAAACGGCAAGCAGAGGAGCAGAAACTCCAGCAg GATCTGTATGTGGAGCGTCTGATAAAGCAGGTGGAGAAACTGAGGGAGCAGATCGCTCTGTATGAGGTGCAGACACTCGCACAGACCAAAGACAAGGAAGCAGCCAGAGACGCCTTAGCTGAG GCTCAGTTGGAATTAGACTCTATAGTAGTGGAGAAGAAGCAGATACTTCAGCAGTTAGACAGCAGCATGATTGAGATGAAGAGGAGAGATGAGGCTTACACCACGATGCAAGAGgcactgag atcagccaatcacgaGTTGCGTGCTCTGGACACAGAGTTGGAGGGATTCAATCGCTCCATCACACAGGAGCAGGAGAAGAATGAGGTGCTGACGGTGATGGTGAACCGCGCTGAGCTTAACAGAGACACCTACAGGAAGCTTCTCACACAGATAGGCACAAAGAAGGAGGCACTGCAGAAACTCTGCACTACATATACACGCACGCTCCAGGAGACTGAGAAGAGCCTGACCAGTGTGACCACC gagtgcAGTGTCCGTCAGTCGGAACTCACTATCCTGACGAAACAGATAGAGAAGGAGGCATGTGTAAGGATGGAGCTGGAGGAGAAGATCATGAGGAAAATGCAGGAGCAGCTCACACATGACAGCagtgccaaacacacacaccatctcaccATGACTATTATGGCTCAGCACAGAGAGAAG gaagGCCAGCTTGCGAAAGTTAAGGGAGACTCAGCTGCAGTGACGCTGGAGGTCAGTGAGGTGGCGCTGCGTCTCGAGGCTCTCTCTCGCCTGCAGCTGGAGcaggaacaggaagtgaaggaaCGGAACCAGCTGCTTTTGACCAAAGAGGCGGCGGTCACTAAACTCATCTCTACAATCGAGCGCAACCAGGCCACCATCAGCATGTATAACAAGAAGATCGAGCAGATCAGGGCAAGCACAGGG caTGAAGACCTGGGTCCTCTGGAGATTGAGGTGAGGGCTCTGAATAAACAGCTGGAGGAACTTGGGGCCGAGAAGAAGGAGCAGCATCAGTCCTGGCTCTGGCAGCAGGGGGAGCTAGTGAGACTGAGACAGGAGAAACAAGCACAAAGCAGCGCAACAcaaactctaaacacacagcTCACCATCCTGCAGCAGAGGAACATCCGCAACAaga gtgagatTGAGCAGGAGGAACGTGGTCTGGTTGAGTTGGAGAGAGAGTCTAAAGTTCTGAGGTTAGACATGGAGAAGCTGAACTCACTCCTGAACCAGAAGGCACAACTGAAACAGGAGCTGGAGCAGAGCAATAGCCTGATGGAGAAAAGCTTCATACAAACACTCAAG gatgcaGAGAGGGAGTCTGTAGAGATGCAGTTGCGTCTAGAGAAGCtccaggaggaaaaaaagcaatTACTGAACAGCCTGGAGGAAGCAGa ACGACAGATCATGTTGTGGGAGAGAAAAATTCAGCTGGCAAAGGAGACTCGTTTGGCTGTGGAATCGGAGGTTGGAAAGGGGGACATGCCTACCATCAAAGCTGAGATACACCGcaaggag cgtCATTACAACCAGCTGTTGAAGCAGCGGGAGATGATGTTGAGGGAGATGGAGGCGGCAGTCGCTCGACGTGAAAACATAGTGAGACGCAGCGAAGCTCAGACACAGAGCAACcgcaaacacacaacacgtgCCAACCTTCAGAACACACTGCAGAATCTTCAACGCAACATCCTTCAGAcacacaag caagCAGAGGAGTACAGTGGTGTGATAGCACAGCTGCAACAGGAGCAGAGTTCTCTTTGTGAGAGTCTGAAAGAGAAGCAGATGCAGATCACTGACCTCAAAAACACTAGCTCCACCTATAAAGATGACATCAAGGACATGCAGGAGACCAAAGAAAAA AACCTGATCCAGCTGCTGGCTCTGCAATCTCGGGTGAAACAGCTGCAGTTGGTGATGGAGGATCGCTACAGAGCCACAGCTAAAGGAGAAGATGTGCTGCAGCTCGCCATGAACACGCTGCAAGAAGAACTGAACATG acCAGAGACGTTCTTCAGCAGGTCCTCCAGGACTATCCGCAGTACAAGCCTCTGCTCCACAGGATCTGTCTCCTcctttctgcacacacacactcggagtAA